A window of the Burkholderia sp. 9120 genome harbors these coding sequences:
- a CDS encoding family 1 encapsulin nanocompartment shell protein, which produces MNNLHRELAPISRAAWSQLEEEVARTFKRSVAGRRVVDVKGPGGTELSGVGTGHQTTIGAPQDGVVAKLAEVKSLVELTVPFELQREAIDSVLRGAKDADWQPAKEAARQLAYAEDRAIFDGYQAAGIGGLREGSSNPLLALPADISDYPNAIGEALEQLRLAGVDGPYSVLLGADAYTALGEARDQGYPILEHIKRIVNGEIIWAPALAGGSVLSMRGGDFELHLGEDVSIGYVSHTDTTVRLYLRETLTFLMLTSEASVTLSQAE; this is translated from the coding sequence ATGAACAATCTGCATCGCGAGCTGGCCCCCATCTCCCGCGCCGCCTGGTCGCAACTCGAAGAGGAAGTGGCGCGCACCTTCAAACGCAGCGTAGCCGGCCGCCGGGTGGTCGACGTCAAGGGTCCGGGCGGCACGGAACTGTCCGGCGTCGGCACCGGGCATCAGACCACGATCGGCGCGCCGCAGGACGGCGTGGTGGCGAAACTGGCCGAAGTCAAAAGTCTGGTCGAACTGACCGTGCCGTTCGAACTGCAGCGCGAAGCGATCGACAGCGTGCTGCGCGGCGCGAAAGACGCCGACTGGCAACCCGCGAAAGAAGCGGCCAGGCAGCTCGCCTATGCCGAAGACCGGGCGATCTTCGACGGCTATCAGGCGGCGGGTATCGGCGGACTGCGCGAAGGCTCGTCGAATCCGCTGCTCGCGCTACCGGCCGACATCAGCGATTATCCGAACGCGATCGGCGAAGCGCTCGAACAGTTGCGGCTGGCCGGCGTGGACGGTCCCTATTCCGTGCTGCTCGGCGCCGATGCCTACACGGCGCTCGGCGAAGCACGCGACCAGGGCTATCCGATCCTCGAACACATCAAGCGGATCGTGAACGGCGAGATTATCTGGGCGCCGGCGCTCGCTGGCGGCAGCGTGCTGTCCATGCGCGGCGGCGACTTCGAACTGCATCTCGGCGAAGATGTGTCGATCGGTTATGTGAGCCATACCGATACGACGGTGCGCCTCTATCTGCGCGAAACGCTGACCTTCCTGATGCTGACGAGCGAAGCGTCGGTGACGTTGAGTCAGGCTGAGTAG
- a CDS encoding ester cyclase, whose translation MTPPASEDLIHHAIDTFYRAFEQKSVTLLRTVVTSDWEYVPEPAGVAPGPDQMIPIFEDIATALPDMHVTLLDVLIHGERVGVRAEISGTQTGKLLGIAASSKPIKFAIHSFHEMRGDLIAKTWHLEDWLAVFRQLGQLPASIERP comes from the coding sequence ATGACGCCGCCCGCCAGCGAAGATCTGATTCATCACGCCATCGACACGTTCTATCGCGCCTTCGAGCAGAAGAGCGTCACCCTGTTGCGAACCGTCGTCACGTCCGACTGGGAATACGTTCCGGAGCCCGCCGGCGTGGCGCCGGGACCGGACCAGATGATTCCGATCTTCGAGGACATCGCCACGGCGCTGCCCGACATGCACGTCACCCTTCTCGACGTGCTGATTCACGGCGAGCGGGTCGGCGTCCGCGCGGAGATCAGCGGCACGCAAACCGGGAAACTGCTCGGCATTGCGGCAAGTTCCAAACCGATCAAATTCGCGATTCACTCGTTCCATGAGATGCGCGGAGATCTGATTGCGAAAACCTGGCACCTCGAAGACTGGCTCGCGGTGTTCCGGCAACTGGGGCAGTTGCCGGCGTCGATCGAGCGGCCTTGA
- a CDS encoding OsmC family protein: MAHGEHKYDVSVQWTGNRGSGTSGYRAYGRDHVITSGGKPAIPGSADPAFLGDAERWNPEDLLVASASACHKLWYLHLCSDAGIIVLDYRDDAEGTMLDDPQQGRFSQIVLRPHVVIRAGGDVELAAHLHHTAHEKCYIANSVNFPILCEPSISTDAA; encoded by the coding sequence ATGGCGCACGGCGAGCACAAATACGACGTATCGGTACAGTGGACAGGTAACCGCGGCAGCGGCACCTCGGGATATCGCGCTTACGGCCGCGATCATGTGATCACGTCAGGCGGCAAGCCGGCGATTCCCGGCTCGGCGGACCCGGCCTTTCTCGGCGACGCCGAGCGCTGGAATCCCGAGGACCTGCTGGTCGCCTCCGCCAGCGCATGCCACAAGCTCTGGTATCTGCACCTGTGCTCGGACGCCGGCATTATCGTGCTCGACTATCGCGACGACGCCGAAGGCACCATGCTTGACGATCCGCAGCAGGGCCGTTTCTCACAGATCGTGTTGCGCCCACACGTAGTGATCCGGGCGGGCGGCGATGTCGAACTGGCCGCGCATCTGCATCACACGGCTCACGAAAAATGCTACATCGCGAATTCGGTCAACTTTCCGATTCTCTGCGAGCCGTCCATTTCGACCGACGCGGCTTAA
- a CDS encoding glycine zipper 2TM domain-containing protein, whose amino-acid sequence MNNNLTSTQPQRSRIHPLVAGAAVAVILASATGIAAMTGLLPTSHAVTEPATPATAIGAISAQPAPTASAQIAAPQPAQVPQPTQQIAQQPVQQAAPVRPPVHHTRPRAPVNAPTYANNQEYQAPYPSSAQRPVADPYAGEVVAINTVQTPEPTTGLGALGGAVAGGLVGNQIGGGRGKIFTTIAGVVGGGLAGNGIEHAVRKQTSYQVQVRMQDGSYRNFNYETQPPVQIGERVRVSGDSLSAS is encoded by the coding sequence ATGAACAACAACCTTACTTCCACCCAGCCGCAGCGCAGCCGTATTCATCCGTTGGTCGCGGGGGCCGCGGTCGCCGTGATTCTCGCGAGCGCCACCGGCATCGCCGCGATGACCGGTCTGCTGCCGACCTCGCACGCCGTCACGGAACCGGCGACGCCGGCCACCGCAATCGGCGCGATCTCCGCGCAACCTGCGCCGACCGCGAGCGCGCAGATCGCCGCGCCCCAGCCGGCCCAGGTTCCACAACCCACGCAACAAATCGCCCAGCAACCCGTGCAACAAGCCGCGCCGGTTCGCCCGCCGGTGCATCACACGCGCCCGCGCGCGCCCGTGAACGCGCCGACCTACGCGAACAATCAGGAATACCAGGCTCCGTATCCCTCTTCGGCGCAGCGGCCGGTCGCCGATCCGTACGCGGGCGAAGTCGTCGCCATCAACACGGTGCAAACGCCCGAGCCGACCACGGGCCTCGGCGCGCTGGGCGGCGCGGTGGCGGGCGGTCTCGTCGGCAATCAGATCGGCGGTGGACGCGGCAAGATTTTCACGACCATCGCGGGCGTGGTCGGCGGCGGCCTGGCGGGTAACGGCATCGAGCATGCGGTGCGCAAGCAGACCTCCTACCAGGTCCAGGTCCGCATGCAGGACGGCAGCTACCGCAACTTCAACTATGAAACGCAACCGCCCGTGCAGATCGGCGAACGCGTGCGCGTCTCGGGCGACTCGTTGAGCGCTTCGTGA
- the cydB gene encoding cytochrome d ubiquinol oxidase subunit II encodes MQIDLPVVWAAIIGFGVFLYVMLDGFDLGIGLLFPFFEQKADRQVMLNTIAPVWDGNETFLVLGGAGLYGAFPVVYSTLLPANYLPLILMVVGLIFRGAAFELRARATRTQHAWDLAFMAGSALAGFCQGIVLGSLLQGIKIVDGRFAGDPFDWLSPFSLLCGIGVLTTYATLGCGWLILKTDGDLQRRMREVMRPLVSVLLGAMAVVSLWTVIGLPAVAHRWFGSGKLGWFLPVPILVVACVWGIFRTLRLRHEATPFLLTLALCFLGYSGLLISIWPNIVPPSLTIWEASSSHSSQLFTLVGTVIVLPVILVYNLMQYRVFRGKVREGDAGYH; translated from the coding sequence ATGCAAATCGATCTTCCCGTCGTGTGGGCTGCGATCATCGGCTTCGGCGTGTTTCTCTACGTGATGCTGGACGGTTTCGATCTCGGCATCGGCCTGCTGTTTCCGTTCTTCGAACAGAAAGCCGACCGGCAAGTGATGCTCAATACCATCGCGCCGGTCTGGGACGGCAACGAGACCTTTCTCGTACTCGGCGGCGCCGGACTCTACGGTGCGTTCCCGGTGGTCTATTCGACGCTGTTGCCGGCGAACTATCTGCCGCTGATCCTGATGGTGGTGGGCCTGATCTTTCGCGGCGCGGCCTTTGAACTGCGCGCGCGCGCCACGCGCACGCAGCATGCGTGGGATCTGGCGTTCATGGCCGGTTCGGCGTTGGCGGGTTTTTGCCAGGGCATCGTGCTGGGATCGCTGCTGCAAGGGATCAAGATCGTCGACGGCCGGTTTGCCGGCGATCCGTTCGACTGGTTGTCGCCGTTCAGCCTGTTGTGCGGCATCGGTGTGCTGACCACTTATGCGACGCTCGGCTGCGGCTGGCTGATCCTGAAGACCGACGGCGACCTGCAGCGCCGCATGCGCGAAGTGATGCGGCCGCTCGTGAGCGTGCTGCTGGGGGCCATGGCGGTAGTCAGTCTGTGGACCGTGATCGGTTTGCCGGCGGTCGCGCACCGCTGGTTCGGCAGCGGCAAGCTCGGCTGGTTTCTGCCGGTGCCGATCCTGGTGGTGGCCTGCGTCTGGGGGATTTTTCGCACGCTGCGGCTACGGCATGAAGCGACGCCGTTCCTGCTCACGCTCGCGCTGTGTTTTCTCGGCTACAGCGGCTTGCTGATCAGTATCTGGCCGAACATCGTGCCGCCTTCGCTGACCATCTGGGAAGCCTCGTCGAGCCATTCGAGCCAGTTGTTTACGCTGGTCGGCACGGTGATCGTGCTGCCGGTCATTCTCGTCTACAACCTGATGCAGTACCGCGTATTCCGCGGCAAGGTGCGCGAGGGTGATGCCGGTTATCACTGA
- a CDS encoding cytochrome ubiquinol oxidase subunit I gives MELFDAFHLARLQFAFTVSFHIIFPAISIGMASFLAVLEGRWLLTGDVVYKDMFLFWSKIFAVGFGMGVVSGVVMAYEFGTNWSGFSSFAGNITGPLLTYEVLTAFFLEAGFLGVMLFGWQRVGPRGHFFATLMVALGTLISTFWILASNSFMQTPQGFAIENGRIVPVDWFKVIFNPSFPYRLAHMTIAAFIVAAFIVAACGAWHLLRGRRDGPITRSFSMALWILLLLAPVQIFVGDAHGLNTRQYQPAKIAAIEGLWQTEKGGTALNLVGLPDMDAEVTRYTLQIPHLGSLILTHSWDGEIRGLKEFPAKDRPYSPIIFWTFRIMAGLGMLMLLTALLGLFLRVRGQLYETRWFQVLVLCMGPSGLVALLAGWITTEVGRQPWTVYGVFRTEDSLSPISAQQAGVSLLIFVLVYFLVFGMGVYYMLKMMARGPEAQVDSPPSVKHPVLRNRPLDALKGE, from the coding sequence ATGGAACTCTTCGATGCTTTCCATCTCGCCAGGCTGCAGTTTGCGTTCACCGTATCGTTTCATATTATCTTTCCCGCGATCAGCATCGGCATGGCGAGCTTTCTCGCGGTGCTGGAGGGGCGCTGGCTGCTGACCGGCGACGTCGTTTATAAAGACATGTTCCTGTTCTGGTCGAAGATCTTCGCGGTCGGCTTCGGCATGGGCGTCGTGTCCGGCGTGGTGATGGCTTACGAGTTCGGTACCAACTGGAGCGGGTTCTCTTCGTTCGCCGGCAACATCACGGGGCCGCTGCTGACCTACGAAGTGCTGACGGCGTTCTTTCTCGAAGCCGGCTTTCTCGGCGTCATGCTGTTCGGCTGGCAGCGCGTCGGTCCGCGCGGGCACTTCTTCGCCACGCTGATGGTCGCGCTCGGCACGCTCATTTCGACCTTCTGGATTCTCGCGTCGAACAGCTTCATGCAGACGCCGCAAGGCTTCGCCATCGAGAACGGCCGGATCGTGCCGGTCGACTGGTTCAAGGTGATTTTCAACCCGTCGTTTCCGTATCGTCTCGCGCATATGACGATCGCCGCGTTTATCGTCGCGGCCTTTATCGTCGCGGCTTGCGGCGCGTGGCATCTGCTGCGTGGCCGGCGCGACGGCCCGATCACGCGCAGTTTTTCGATGGCGCTGTGGATTCTGCTTCTGCTCGCGCCGGTGCAGATTTTCGTCGGCGACGCGCACGGCCTCAACACGCGCCAATATCAGCCGGCCAAGATCGCGGCGATCGAAGGGCTGTGGCAAACCGAGAAGGGCGGCACCGCGCTCAATCTGGTCGGCCTGCCCGACATGGACGCGGAAGTCACGCGCTACACGCTGCAAATACCGCACCTGGGCAGCCTGATTCTGACCCATAGCTGGGACGGCGAAATTCGCGGACTGAAGGAGTTTCCCGCTAAAGACCGCCCGTATTCGCCGATCATTTTCTGGACCTTCCGGATCATGGCGGGTCTCGGCATGCTGATGCTGCTGACCGCGCTGCTGGGGCTGTTTCTGCGGGTGCGCGGCCAGTTGTATGAGACCCGCTGGTTTCAGGTGCTCGTGCTGTGCATGGGACCGTCGGGCCTCGTCGCGCTGCTGGCCGGATGGATCACGACCGAAGTCGGCCGCCAGCCCTGGACGGTGTACGGCGTGTTCCGTACCGAAGACTCGCTGTCGCCGATCAGCGCGCAGCAGGCCGGCGTGTCGTTGCTGATCTTCGTGCTGGTGTACTTCCTCGTGTTCGGCATGGGCGTCTACTACATGCTGAAGATGATGGCCCGCGGACCGGAGGCGCAGGTCGACAGTCCGCCGTCCGTCAAGCATCCGGTATTGCGGAATCGTCCGCTCGACGCGCTGAAAGGAGAGTGA
- a CDS encoding NRAMP family divalent metal transporter, which yields MSTPINVSPPRSAVLDEAHIGDIKGALGTIAHHDTAPRNTWWARFRTLLAILGPGLIVMVGDNDAGAFGTYTQAGQNYGTTLLWTMLLLVPVLFVNQEMVLRLGAVTGVGHARLIFERFGKFWGAFSVVDLFILNALTIVTEFIGITFVLDFFGIPKVAGVCIAAAVTMAAVSTGNFRRFERFAVVLCLLSLLLVPVLVSIHPPVSQMAHDFFIPNWPAHSKLSDVMLLVIGIVGTTVAPWQLFFQQSYIVDKRITPRFMKYEKADLWIGIVFVMIGAVAMISFCAALYAGKPEFGNFTDAGGVLAGLEKYAGRTPAVLFAIALLDACIIGAAAVSLSTAYAIGDVFKIRHSLHRGVSDAKGFYLVYFGIIAAAATLVLIPGSPLGLLTEAVQTLAGVLLPSATVFLLLLCNDRAVLGPWVNSKKLNFFTGAVVWVLVMLSIILTASVMYPDITGETIIEVLAGGTLMAVAGYVATLVVRKRRLDSANGMARETEPVYAKGARDTWRMPPLEDLPAPQLTMSKRVWMGVLRGYLIVAVALVIVKVVQMTLLH from the coding sequence ATGTCCACTCCCATCAACGTCTCACCGCCACGCAGCGCGGTTCTCGACGAGGCGCACATCGGCGATATCAAAGGCGCGCTGGGCACCATCGCCCATCACGACACCGCGCCGCGTAACACCTGGTGGGCGCGTTTCCGCACGCTGCTCGCGATTCTCGGCCCCGGTCTCATCGTGATGGTCGGCGATAACGACGCCGGCGCCTTCGGCACCTACACGCAAGCGGGCCAGAACTACGGCACCACCTTGCTGTGGACCATGCTGCTGCTCGTGCCCGTGCTGTTCGTCAATCAGGAAATGGTGCTGCGTCTGGGCGCCGTGACCGGCGTCGGCCATGCGCGGCTGATCTTCGAGCGCTTCGGCAAGTTCTGGGGCGCGTTCAGTGTGGTCGATCTGTTCATTCTGAACGCGCTGACGATCGTGACCGAGTTCATCGGCATTACTTTCGTGCTGGATTTTTTCGGCATTCCGAAGGTGGCCGGCGTGTGTATCGCCGCGGCGGTAACGATGGCCGCGGTCAGTACCGGCAACTTCCGGCGCTTCGAACGCTTCGCCGTGGTGCTGTGTCTGCTGAGCCTGTTGCTGGTGCCGGTGCTGGTGTCGATTCATCCGCCGGTCAGCCAGATGGCGCACGACTTCTTCATTCCGAACTGGCCCGCTCATTCGAAACTCAGCGACGTGATGCTGCTCGTGATCGGCATTGTCGGCACCACCGTCGCGCCGTGGCAGCTGTTCTTCCAGCAGAGCTACATTGTCGACAAGCGCATCACGCCACGCTTCATGAAGTATGAAAAAGCGGACCTGTGGATCGGTATCGTCTTCGTGATGATCGGCGCGGTGGCGATGATTTCGTTCTGCGCGGCGCTGTACGCCGGCAAGCCGGAGTTCGGCAATTTCACGGACGCGGGCGGCGTGCTAGCCGGCCTCGAGAAATACGCCGGGCGCACCCCCGCCGTGCTGTTCGCGATCGCGTTGCTCGACGCGTGCATCATCGGCGCGGCGGCGGTATCGTTGTCGACCGCTTACGCGATCGGCGACGTGTTCAAGATTCGTCACTCGCTGCATCGCGGCGTGTCGGACGCGAAGGGCTTCTACCTGGTCTACTTCGGCATCATTGCAGCGGCCGCGACGCTGGTGCTGATTCCCGGCAGCCCGCTCGGCCTGCTGACGGAAGCGGTGCAAACGCTCGCGGGCGTGCTGCTGCCGAGCGCGACCGTGTTCCTGCTGCTGTTGTGCAACGACCGCGCGGTCCTCGGCCCGTGGGTGAACTCGAAGAAACTCAACTTCTTCACCGGCGCGGTGGTGTGGGTACTCGTCATGCTCTCCATCATTCTGACGGCATCGGTCATGTACCCGGACATTACCGGCGAAACGATTATCGAAGTACTCGCAGGCGGCACGCTGATGGCGGTGGCAGGTTATGTGGCGACGCTGGTGGTCCGCAAGCGCCGGCTCGACTCCGCTAACGGCATGGCACGCGAAACGGAGCCGGTCTATGCGAAGGGGGCTCGCGACACATGGCGCATGCCGCCGCTGGAAGATCTGCCGGCGCCGCAATTGACGATGTCAAAACGCGTGTGGATGGGGGTGCTGCGCGGCTATCTGATCGTGGCGGTCGCGCTGGTGATCGTGAAGGTCGTGCAGATGACGTTGCTGCACTGA
- a CDS encoding bifunctional DedA family/phosphatase PAP2 family protein yields the protein MEHAYLHFLHSLAGHPQWMLAVVFLAAFLEAVAVIGTFIPGSTAMFLAGALTGTGSLSLVWVFVWAIAGAVAGDGMSFWLGGRYKDRIVQLWPFCKHPEVLEAGHRFFRKHGAKSVVLARFIGPLRAIVPVVAGMLGMPPLRFYAMNVLSALLWAPAHILPGVVFGASVLLAGAVSFRLVVILALLVAIVWLSFRVAGFLLSHANAWSSAGGRHIGSWACRHPGPIGRFARKMLDPETPDASSILLTSLIVLVSGALFFGVLDDVISGDPLTQVDLSVYHFLQSVRTPWGDTVLASLAMLGSGLTLAALVVTVVVWMLLERRWRTIGYWLAAVVFSQLLIYALQFAMRRAPPNELMSNAYAFPSNHVAATVIVYGFLAFLLARRVGKLEGVFVATVSTVVVIVVALAGLYFGRYWVSDAIGGAALAYVWVAIVALTAMWRHPEAPPARTLMPVVVLAVVLVSVGVQLGVAMPAPRPDTTLRRPPVLVTQSQWTLSAWKRLPCYRSDMGGDHKEPLTLQWLSNADSIRGQLRAQGWIEGTDLSAHSLLSLASPNVAAVSLPVLPKLNNGVPSSLVFMRAGDTRDERDVLRFWPSGYAVENGISATPLWVGSFAHERLSRDSWPINILRVDRSESTLDSHARAGAALGASVVAKVICDGVQVALLASPVE from the coding sequence ATGGAGCACGCCTACCTTCACTTCCTGCATTCGCTCGCCGGGCATCCGCAATGGATGCTCGCGGTCGTCTTTCTCGCGGCCTTTCTGGAGGCCGTCGCCGTCATCGGCACCTTCATTCCGGGCAGCACCGCGATGTTTCTCGCCGGCGCGCTGACCGGCACCGGCTCGCTCAGTCTCGTCTGGGTCTTCGTCTGGGCGATCGCGGGCGCGGTTGCCGGCGACGGCATGAGCTTCTGGCTCGGCGGCCGCTACAAGGACCGCATCGTCCAGTTGTGGCCGTTCTGCAAACATCCCGAAGTCCTCGAAGCGGGCCACCGCTTCTTTCGCAAGCATGGCGCGAAGAGCGTCGTGCTGGCCCGCTTCATCGGACCTTTGCGGGCCATCGTGCCGGTCGTGGCCGGCATGCTGGGCATGCCGCCGCTGCGCTTCTACGCCATGAACGTGCTGTCCGCGCTGCTGTGGGCGCCCGCCCATATCCTGCCGGGCGTGGTGTTCGGCGCGTCGGTGCTGCTGGCGGGCGCGGTGTCGTTCCGGCTCGTCGTGATTCTCGCGCTGCTGGTGGCTATCGTCTGGCTGAGCTTTCGCGTGGCCGGCTTTCTGCTCTCGCATGCGAATGCCTGGTCGAGCGCCGGCGGCCGCCATATCGGCAGTTGGGCGTGCCGGCACCCAGGGCCGATCGGCCGCTTCGCGCGCAAAATGCTCGACCCCGAGACGCCGGACGCCAGCAGCATTTTGCTCACCTCGCTGATCGTGCTGGTGTCGGGCGCGCTGTTCTTCGGCGTACTCGACGACGTGATCAGCGGCGACCCGCTGACGCAGGTCGATCTGTCGGTCTATCACTTTCTGCAGTCGGTTCGCACGCCGTGGGGCGACACCGTGCTCGCGAGTCTCGCGATGCTCGGCAGCGGGCTCACGCTGGCGGCGCTGGTCGTCACCGTTGTCGTGTGGATGCTGCTGGAGCGGCGCTGGCGCACCATCGGCTACTGGCTCGCGGCGGTCGTCTTTTCCCAATTGCTGATCTACGCGTTGCAGTTCGCGATGCGCCGCGCGCCGCCCAACGAATTGATGTCCAACGCGTACGCGTTTCCGAGCAATCACGTGGCGGCGACGGTGATCGTCTACGGCTTCCTGGCCTTCCTGCTGGCGCGGCGGGTCGGCAAACTGGAGGGCGTGTTCGTCGCGACCGTGAGCACGGTCGTGGTGATCGTGGTCGCGCTCGCGGGACTGTACTTCGGGCGCTACTGGGTATCCGACGCGATCGGCGGCGCGGCGCTCGCGTATGTGTGGGTCGCGATCGTCGCGCTGACCGCGATGTGGCGGCATCCGGAGGCGCCGCCGGCCCGTACGTTGATGCCGGTCGTGGTGCTGGCGGTCGTGCTGGTCAGCGTCGGCGTGCAACTGGGTGTCGCGATGCCGGCGCCGCGGCCCGACACTACGTTGCGGCGCCCGCCCGTGCTGGTCACCCAGTCGCAATGGACGCTCTCGGCCTGGAAGCGCCTGCCCTGCTATCGCTCGGACATGGGCGGCGATCACAAGGAGCCGCTCACGCTGCAGTGGCTGTCGAACGCCGATTCGATTCGCGGGCAACTGCGCGCTCAAGGGTGGATCGAAGGCACGGACCTGTCCGCGCACAGCCTGCTCTCGCTCGCGTCGCCCAACGTCGCGGCGGTGTCGCTACCGGTCTTGCCGAAGCTCAACAACGGCGTGCCGTCGTCGCTGGTCTTCATGCGCGCCGGCGACACCCGCGACGAACGCGACGTGCTGCGCTTCTGGCCGAGCGGTTACGCGGTCGAGAATGGCATTTCGGCAACGCCGCTGTGGGTCGGCTCGTTCGCGCATGAGCGGCTGTCGCGGGACTCGTGGCCGATCAACATCTTGCGGGTCGACCGCTCGGAAAGCACGCTCGATTCTCATGCGCGCGCCGGGGCGGCGCTCGGTGCGTCGGTGGTGGCCAAGGTGATTTGCGACGGCGTACAGGTGGCGCTGCTGGCTTCGCCGGTAGAATAA
- a CDS encoding HD domain-containing protein gives MTATAFAPFQDLAQTLLPQAYDDNGDGSHDTSHLQRVWKNAAAIHAEEGGDAQVLFAATLLHDCVAVEKNSPLRAQASRLSAEKATRVLTSLGWTDAAIQATAHAIEAHSFSAGVTPVTLEAKTLQDADRLDALGMLGVARCFYVAGRMGRALYDPADPHAAHRPLDDTRYTLDHFHTKLLKLASGFQTATGTRLAGIRHARLQRFLDEFSDEI, from the coding sequence ATGACCGCCACCGCCTTCGCCCCCTTCCAGGACCTCGCGCAGACCCTGTTGCCGCAAGCCTACGACGACAACGGCGACGGCTCGCACGACACCTCGCATCTGCAGCGCGTCTGGAAAAACGCCGCGGCCATCCACGCGGAAGAAGGCGGCGACGCGCAAGTGCTGTTCGCGGCGACGCTGCTGCACGACTGCGTCGCCGTCGAGAAGAACTCGCCGCTGCGTGCGCAGGCCTCGCGCCTGTCGGCCGAGAAAGCGACGCGCGTGCTGACGTCGCTCGGCTGGACGGACGCGGCCATCCAGGCCACCGCGCACGCGATCGAGGCGCACAGTTTTTCAGCCGGCGTGACCCCGGTCACGCTCGAAGCGAAAACGCTGCAGGACGCCGACCGCCTCGACGCGCTCGGCATGCTGGGCGTGGCGCGCTGCTTCTACGTCGCCGGACGGATGGGCCGCGCGTTATACGATCCGGCGGACCCGCACGCGGCACACCGGCCGTTGGACGATACGCGCTACACGCTCGACCATTTCCACACCAAGCTGCTGAAACTGGCCTCCGGTTTTCAGACCGCGACCGGCACCCGTTTAGCCGGTATTCGGCACGCCCGTTTGCAGCGTTTTCTCGACGAATTCAGCGACGAAATCTGA
- a CDS encoding Dyp-type peroxidase codes for MTKEPLDTPERADPPEPQGICKDLTRSAIFLVATLSSDSDAVEKVRAWTGDVAALVRAVGKRVPSGDLSCVCGFGSDAWDMLFGEPRPARLHPFREFGTGERRAIATPGDILLHIRAEHMDLCFELATQLLAPLGDAVTVVDEVHGFRYFDMRDLVGFVDGTENPAGREAVQFTLIGDEDPDFESGSYVLVQKYLHDMAGWNALPVETQELIIGRKKLSDIELDDSVKPSRSHSSLTTLTENGKEVKILRDNMSFGRPGSGEFGTYFIGYARSPAPIEQMLENMFVGRPPGNYDRLLDYSRATTGSLYFVPSATMLDELADREPQAAAAVDTPPDTSSSTEPHHEGSLNIGSLKGITQGNRPT; via the coding sequence ATGACTAAAGAACCCCTCGACACTCCAGAGCGCGCCGATCCCCCGGAGCCGCAAGGCATCTGTAAAGACCTCACCCGTAGCGCGATCTTCCTGGTCGCCACCCTTTCCAGCGACAGCGACGCCGTGGAAAAAGTGCGCGCGTGGACCGGCGACGTCGCCGCGCTGGTGCGCGCCGTCGGCAAGCGCGTGCCGTCCGGCGACCTCTCGTGCGTGTGCGGCTTCGGCTCCGACGCATGGGACATGCTATTCGGCGAGCCGCGCCCCGCCCGCCTGCATCCGTTCCGCGAATTCGGCACGGGCGAGCGCCGGGCCATCGCGACGCCGGGCGACATCCTGCTGCACATTCGCGCCGAACACATGGACCTGTGTTTCGAGCTCGCCACCCAGTTGCTGGCGCCGCTCGGCGACGCCGTAACCGTGGTCGACGAAGTACACGGCTTCCGCTACTTCGATATGCGCGATCTGGTGGGCTTTGTGGACGGCACGGAAAATCCGGCGGGCCGCGAGGCGGTGCAGTTCACCCTCATCGGCGACGAAGACCCGGACTTCGAGAGCGGCAGCTATGTGCTGGTGCAGAAGTACCTGCACGACATGGCGGGCTGGAACGCGCTGCCCGTCGAGACTCAGGAACTGATCATCGGCCGCAAGAAACTGTCGGATATCGAGCTCGACGATTCGGTGAAACCGTCCCGCTCGCACAGCTCGCTGACCACGCTGACCGAGAACGGCAAGGAAGTGAAAATCCTGCGCGACAACATGTCGTTCGGCCGCCCTGGTTCGGGCGAATTCGGCACGTATTTCATCGGCTATGCGCGTTCGCCTGCGCCGATCGAGCAGATGCTGGAGAACATGTTCGTCGGCCGTCCGCCGGGCAATTACGACCGGCTGCTCGACTACAGCCGCGCGACGACCGGCAGCCTGTACTTCGTTCCGTCGGCCACCATGCTCGACGAACTCGCGGACCGCGAGCCGCAAGCCGCCGCGGCGGTCGACACGCCGCCGGACACGTCTTCATCCACCGAGCCGCATCACGAAGGCTCGCTGAATATTGGCTCACTCAAGGGAATCACTCAAGGGAATCGCCCAACATGA